One genomic window of Elaeis guineensis isolate ETL-2024a chromosome 2, EG11, whole genome shotgun sequence includes the following:
- the LOC114913878 gene encoding Bowman-Birk type trypsin inhibitor-like, with protein sequence MRSRAIVLVLAVVFSANNSFAQDEVNNYRAPSEGDDAGGRPWPCCNECGACTKPVPPLCQCLDLVKACHPKCKKCVRSPIPIFPPLYQCKDVVANFCKHKCNPKPLNDA encoded by the exons ATGAGAAGCCGTGCGATCGTTTTGGTGCTGGCTGTTGTCTTCTCTGCCAACAACTCCTTCGCCCAAGATGAGGTTAATAATTATCGGGCACCAAGTGAAGGTG atgatGCTGGTGGTAGGCCATGGCCATGCTGCAATGAGTGCGGTGCATGCACCAAGCCTGTACCGCCACTATGCCAATGCCTTGATCTAGTGAAGGCCTGCCATCCAAAGTGCAAAAAATGCGTGCGGTCGCCCATCCCGATCTTCCCGCCACTGTACCAGTGCAAGGACGTGGTCGCCAACTTTTGCAAGCACAAGTGCAACCCCAAGCCACTCAACGACGCGTAG